From Pseudomonas sp. stari2, a single genomic window includes:
- a CDS encoding iron ABC transporter permease, protein MLAIWLSLALGPVSLPLFDTLRAALRMIGVPLAPDGLEQAELILGQIRLPRTLLGLAVGGVLALSGVAMQGLFRNPLADPGLVGVSSGAALGAAVAIVGGSFFGGLPEWFGPYLLSVCAFLGGLGVTALVYRLGRRNGQTDVATMLLAGIALTALASSAVGLFTYLADDATLRTLTFWNLGSLNGASYARLWPLLIISAGVALWLPRRAKALNALLLGESEAGHLGIDVERLKRELVFCTALGVGAAVAAAGMIGFVGLVVPHLVRLLAGPDHRVLLPASVLAGASLLLLADLVARLALAPAELPIGIVTAFIGAPFFLYLLLRGRA, encoded by the coding sequence CTGTTGGCGATCTGGCTGTCACTGGCTCTGGGGCCGGTCAGCCTGCCGCTGTTCGATACCTTGCGCGCGGCATTGCGCATGATCGGCGTGCCGCTGGCGCCGGACGGGCTGGAGCAGGCTGAGCTGATTCTCGGGCAGATTCGCCTGCCTCGGACGCTGCTCGGGTTGGCAGTAGGCGGCGTGCTGGCGTTGTCCGGGGTGGCGATGCAAGGCTTGTTTCGCAATCCACTGGCGGACCCGGGTTTGGTTGGCGTGTCCAGTGGGGCGGCGCTCGGTGCTGCGGTGGCGATTGTCGGCGGTTCGTTTTTCGGCGGTCTGCCGGAGTGGTTCGGCCCGTACTTATTGTCGGTGTGCGCGTTTCTCGGCGGTCTAGGGGTGACAGCGCTGGTGTATCGGCTCGGCCGTCGCAACGGGCAGACCGATGTCGCGACCATGTTGCTGGCGGGTATCGCCCTGACTGCGCTCGCCAGTTCTGCAGTGGGACTTTTTACCTATCTGGCGGACGACGCCACCCTGCGAACCCTGACTTTCTGGAACCTCGGCAGCCTCAACGGTGCGAGTTATGCACGGTTGTGGCCGCTGCTGATCATCAGTGCCGGCGTCGCGTTGTGGTTGCCGCGCCGGGCGAAGGCTTTGAATGCGTTGTTGCTTGGGGAGTCGGAAGCCGGGCATTTGGGGATCGATGTCGAGCGGCTCAAGCGTGAGCTGGTGTTCTGCACGGCGCTGGGTGTCGGGGCTGCAGTGGCGGCGGCGGGGATGATCGGATTTGTCGGGCTGGTCGTACCGCATCTGGTGCGTTTGCTCGCCGGGCCGGATCATCGCGTGTTGTTGCCGGCATCGGTGCTGGCCGGTGCCAGTCTGTTGTTGCTGGCGGATCTGGTGGCGCGGCTGGCGCTGGCCCCGGCGGAGTTGCCGATTGGCATCGTTACGGCATTCATCGGCGCGCCGTTCTTCCTTTATCTGTTGCTGCGAGGGCGTGCCTGA
- a CDS encoding heme ABC transporter ATP-binding protein: MLRAHNLHIRRGRKTVLADVNLQLESGEVLGVLGPNGAGKSTLLGALCGELSASEGSVLLDGENLGHWSGTQRAQRLAVLPQVSTLDFAFRVEEVVGMGRLPYQSGRVRDDEIVADALAAADAGHLKGRSYLALSGGERQRVHLARVLAQLWPGQAGQTLLLDEPTSMLDPLHQHTTLQAVREFADRGAAVMVILHDLNLAARYCDRILLLEGGRPVALDTPQQVLRPDSLKAVFGLEVLVQSHPERGHPLIIAR, encoded by the coding sequence ATGTTGCGTGCGCACAATCTGCACATCCGTCGTGGCCGCAAGACCGTGCTGGCTGACGTCAATCTGCAACTGGAGTCGGGTGAAGTGCTCGGCGTGCTCGGCCCCAACGGTGCCGGCAAGAGCACGTTGCTCGGAGCGTTGTGCGGTGAACTGAGTGCCAGCGAAGGCAGTGTTCTTCTCGACGGTGAAAACCTTGGCCATTGGAGCGGCACTCAGCGTGCTCAACGACTGGCGGTATTGCCCCAGGTATCGACGCTGGATTTCGCTTTTCGCGTCGAAGAAGTGGTCGGGATGGGGCGTTTGCCCTATCAGAGCGGGAGAGTGCGCGATGACGAGATCGTTGCCGACGCATTGGCGGCCGCTGATGCCGGGCACCTGAAGGGGCGCAGTTATCTGGCGCTGTCCGGTGGCGAGCGCCAGCGGGTACACCTGGCCCGCGTGCTGGCTCAGTTGTGGCCGGGGCAGGCCGGGCAGACCTTGTTGCTGGACGAGCCGACTTCGATGCTCGATCCGTTGCATCAACACACCACGTTGCAAGCCGTGCGCGAGTTTGCCGATCGCGGCGCTGCTGTGATGGTGATCCTGCATGATCTGAACCTGGCGGCGCGCTATTGTGATCGCATCTTGCTGCTTGAGGGTGGACGTCCGGTGGCACTGGACACGCCTCAGCAAGTGTTGCGCCCTGACTCGCTCAAGGCTGTTTTCGGTCTGGAGGTGTTGGTGCAGTCGCACCCGGAGCGCGGGCATCCGCTGATCATCGCTCGCTGA
- a CDS encoding hemin ABC transporter substrate-binding protein, protein MRLSTRVAVLCVGLLVSHQAAAAQLPQRWVSAGGALSEWVSALGGEAKLVGVDTTSQHPKSLTSLPSIGYQRSLSAEGILSLRPDILIGTEEMGPPPVISQVRSAKVQVELFSAQPDLPTLEKNVTHLGRLLGAETQATQLLQSYQQQLDAQTSRVVAVQSKHKAPGVLLLLGHAGGKPLIAGKDTAADWMLQQAGGHNLATHTGYKPFSVESLAGLDPEVLVFADRALTGEAAKTALFKENPILNSSRAAKSGRVLELDPTLLVGGLGPRLPGALKTLTDGFYPGQSGQ, encoded by the coding sequence ATGCGCCTGAGTACCCGCGTTGCCGTGCTGTGTGTCGGACTTTTGGTCAGCCACCAGGCTGCAGCGGCCCAATTGCCGCAACGCTGGGTCAGTGCCGGCGGTGCGTTGTCGGAATGGGTGAGTGCGTTGGGCGGTGAGGCGAAGCTGGTGGGCGTCGACACCACGAGCCAGCATCCAAAGTCCCTCACGTCGCTGCCGAGTATCGGTTATCAGCGCAGTCTGTCGGCGGAAGGCATCCTCAGCCTGCGCCCGGACATCCTGATCGGCACCGAGGAAATGGGCCCGCCGCCGGTCATTTCACAGGTTCGCAGTGCCAAAGTGCAGGTGGAGCTGTTCTCCGCTCAGCCGGACCTGCCGACGCTGGAGAAAAATGTCACCCATCTGGGCCGGTTGCTGGGCGCCGAGACTCAGGCGACTCAGCTGCTGCAAAGTTATCAACAGCAACTCGATGCACAGACGTCGCGCGTGGTGGCGGTGCAGTCAAAACACAAGGCTCCCGGCGTGCTGTTGTTGCTCGGACATGCCGGCGGCAAACCATTGATTGCCGGCAAGGACACCGCTGCCGACTGGATGCTGCAACAGGCGGGCGGACATAACCTGGCCACTCACACCGGCTACAAACCGTTTTCCGTGGAATCCCTGGCCGGACTCGACCCCGAAGTGCTGGTGTTTGCTGACCGCGCACTGACCGGCGAGGCGGCGAAAACGGCTCTGTTCAAGGAAAACCCGATCCTCAATTCCAGCCGTGCGGCCAAGTCTGGTCGCGTGCTGGAGCTGGACCCGACATTGCTGGTCGGTGGGCTAGGGCCGCGTTTACCGGGAGCGCTGAAAACTCTGACTGACGGTTTCTACCCAGGCCAGAGCGGCCAATGA
- a CDS encoding ChaN family lipoprotein — protein MRRIFLFAVLLLGGCQHLAPPPVTGEIRDLRSGTLITPQELLTRLGEPARVIVGEQHDNADHHAVQLWLLQNLGRERPQGSLLLEMLTPDQQVRVDVVRRAPKAPTDLPVELAWQDGWDWNLYGPIVRFAFTQPYPLLAANLDNSEIRAFYRQPPVLQGERSNAESVKNELAGQISDSHCGLLPQSQMPAMLAVQQQRDRRMATRLLAAPAPALLFAGAFHARKDVGVPLHVLDLGTPEAPAVLMLAEQGSEVTAAMADYVWFTPSTPKPDYCTEMRKQFGQ, from the coding sequence ATGCGTAGGATTTTTCTGTTTGCGGTGTTGTTGCTTGGCGGTTGCCAACATCTCGCTCCGCCACCGGTCACTGGCGAGATTCGCGACCTGCGTAGCGGAACACTGATTACCCCGCAAGAATTGCTGACGCGTCTGGGCGAGCCGGCGAGGGTGATCGTCGGTGAGCAGCACGACAATGCCGATCACCATGCCGTGCAGTTGTGGCTGTTGCAGAACCTGGGTCGTGAGCGGCCTCAGGGCAGTCTCCTGCTGGAAATGCTCACGCCCGATCAACAAGTGCGGGTCGATGTCGTGCGTCGAGCTCCAAAGGCTCCCACTGATCTTCCGGTCGAGCTGGCGTGGCAGGATGGTTGGGACTGGAATCTCTACGGGCCGATTGTCCGGTTTGCCTTCACGCAACCTTATCCGCTGCTGGCGGCCAATCTCGATAACAGTGAAATTCGTGCGTTCTATCGCCAGCCTCCGGTTCTGCAAGGGGAACGCAGTAACGCCGAGTCGGTGAAAAACGAATTGGCCGGGCAGATCAGCGATTCTCATTGTGGCTTGCTGCCTCAGTCGCAGATGCCGGCGATGCTGGCGGTGCAGCAGCAACGGGATCGGCGTATGGCGACAAGATTGTTGGCGGCGCCTGCGCCAGCGTTGTTGTTCGCTGGTGCGTTCCATGCGCGCAAGGATGTGGGTGTGCCGCTGCATGTGCTGGATCTGGGCACGCCCGAAGCACCTGCAGTGTTGATGCTGGCGGAGCAGGGCAGCGAAGTCACGGCGGCCATGGCCGATTATGTCTGGTTCACACCATCTACACCGAAACCGGATTATTGCACCGAGATGCGTAAACAGTTCGGTCAATGA
- a CDS encoding sensor histidine kinase, protein MPMSFSLTQMLLISAAYLAALFGVAWISERGMIPRAIIRHPLTYTLSLGVYASAWAFYGTVGLAYQYGYGFLSSYLGVSGAFLLAPVLLYPILKITRTYQLSSLADLFAFRFRSTWAGALTTIFMLIGVLPLLALQIQAVADSIGILTGEPVQNRVALAFCALIILFTIFFGSRHIATREKHEGLVFAIAFESVIKLAALGGVGLYALYGVFDGPQQLELWLLQNQTALAALHTPLQEGPWRTLLLVFFASAIVMPHMYHMTFTENLNPRSLVSASWGLPLFLLLMSLAVPLILWAGLKLGATTNPEYFTLGIGIAANSKSLALLAYVGGLSAASGLIIVTTLALSGMALNHLVLPLYQPPAEGNIYRWLKWTRRALIVAIIMAGFCFYLMLGAEQDLANLGIVAFVATLQFLPGVLSVLYWPTANRRGFIAGLLAGIVVWVVTMLLPLVGNLQGFYIPLLNMIYVLDDTSWHMAAIASLAANVLMFTLISLFTNASPEEASAAEACAVDNVRRPQRRELHAASPQEFATQLAKPLGAKAAQKEVEQALRDLYLPFDERRPYALRRLRDRIEANLSGLMGPSVAQDMVETFLPYKAGGENYVTEDIHFIESRLEDYHSRLTGLAAELDALRRYHRQTLQELPMGVCSLAKDQEILMWNKAMEELTGIAAQRVVGSRLSTIANPWKELLQGFINLPDEHLHKQHLALDGQTRWLNLHKAAIDEPLAPGNSGLVLLVEDLTETQMLEDKLVHSERLASIGRLAAGVAHEIGNPITGIACLAQNLREEREDDGELTEISGQILEQTKRVSRIVQSLMSFAHAGSHQHSDEPVCLAEVAQDAIGLLALNRRNFEVQFYNLCDPDHWVEGDPQRLAQVLINLLSNARDASPAGSAVRVKSEAGEHTVDLIVEDEGSGIPKNIMDRLFEPFFTTKDPGEGTGLGLALVYSIVEEHYGQITIDSPADVQSQRGTRIRVTLPRHVEATSAVN, encoded by the coding sequence ATGCCGATGAGCTTTAGCCTGACCCAGATGCTGCTGATCAGCGCTGCCTACCTGGCCGCGCTGTTCGGCGTGGCATGGATCAGTGAACGGGGCATGATCCCCCGGGCGATCATTCGCCATCCGCTGACTTACACCCTGTCGCTGGGGGTCTACGCCAGTGCGTGGGCGTTCTATGGCACGGTCGGTCTGGCCTATCAATATGGTTACGGCTTTCTGTCCAGCTATCTCGGGGTGTCCGGTGCGTTTCTGCTGGCGCCGGTACTGCTGTATCCGATCCTGAAGATCACCCGCACCTATCAACTGTCATCGCTGGCGGACTTGTTCGCTTTCCGTTTCCGCAGCACCTGGGCCGGTGCGCTGACCACGATTTTCATGTTGATCGGCGTACTGCCGTTGCTGGCCCTGCAGATCCAGGCCGTGGCCGATTCCATCGGCATCCTCACCGGCGAACCGGTGCAGAATCGCGTGGCCCTGGCGTTCTGCGCACTGATCATCCTGTTCACGATCTTCTTCGGCTCGCGCCATATCGCCACCCGTGAAAAGCACGAAGGGCTGGTGTTCGCGATCGCCTTCGAATCGGTGATCAAACTGGCCGCCCTCGGCGGCGTCGGCCTCTATGCCTTGTACGGCGTTTTCGATGGTCCACAACAGCTTGAACTGTGGCTGCTGCAGAACCAGACCGCCCTCGCCGCCCTGCATACCCCATTGCAGGAAGGCCCGTGGCGCACGTTGCTGCTGGTGTTTTTCGCCTCGGCGATCGTGATGCCGCACATGTATCACATGACGTTCACCGAAAACCTCAACCCGCGTTCGCTGGTGAGCGCGAGTTGGGGTCTGCCGTTGTTCCTGCTGTTGATGAGCCTGGCAGTACCGCTGATTCTCTGGGCCGGCCTGAAACTCGGCGCCACCACCAATCCGGAGTACTTCACCCTTGGCATCGGCATTGCCGCCAACAGCAAGTCGCTGGCGTTGCTGGCCTATGTCGGCGGTCTGTCGGCGGCCAGTGGCTTGATCATCGTCACCACGCTGGCGCTGTCGGGCATGGCCCTGAACCATCTGGTGCTGCCGCTCTATCAGCCACCGGCCGAGGGCAATATCTATCGCTGGTTGAAATGGACCCGCCGGGCGCTGATCGTCGCGATCATCATGGCCGGTTTCTGCTTCTATCTGATGCTGGGTGCCGAGCAGGATCTGGCCAACCTCGGCATCGTCGCCTTCGTCGCGACCCTGCAATTCCTGCCGGGCGTGCTGTCGGTGCTGTACTGGCCGACCGCCAATCGCCGCGGTTTCATCGCCGGTCTGCTGGCGGGGATTGTGGTGTGGGTCGTGACCATGCTGTTGCCGCTGGTCGGCAATCTGCAGGGTTTCTATATTCCGCTGCTGAACATGATCTACGTCCTGGACGATACCAGTTGGCACATGGCGGCCATCGCCTCGCTGGCGGCCAACGTCCTGATGTTCACGCTGATTTCGCTGTTCACCAATGCCAGCCCCGAAGAGGCCAGCGCGGCCGAAGCCTGCGCTGTGGATAACGTGCGCCGTCCGCAACGCCGGGAACTTCATGCAGCCTCACCGCAAGAATTCGCCACTCAACTGGCCAAGCCTTTGGGCGCCAAAGCGGCGCAAAAGGAAGTCGAACAGGCCCTGCGCGACCTTTATCTGCCTTTCGATGAACGCCGCCCTTACGCATTGCGTCGACTACGCGACCGAATCGAAGCCAACCTCTCCGGCCTGATGGGCCCGAGCGTAGCCCAGGACATGGTGGAAACCTTCCTGCCCTACAAGGCCGGCGGTGAAAACTACGTCACAGAAGACATCCACTTCATTGAAAGTCGCCTTGAGGATTACCACTCGCGCCTCACCGGCCTGGCCGCCGAGCTCGACGCCCTGCGCCGCTACCACCGCCAGACCTTGCAGGAACTGCCGATGGGCGTCTGCTCGCTGGCCAAGGATCAGGAGATCCTGATGTGGAACAAGGCCATGGAAGAGCTGACCGGAATTGCCGCGCAACGGGTCGTCGGCTCGCGCTTGAGCACCATAGCCAATCCGTGGAAAGAATTGCTGCAAGGCTTCATAAACTTGCCCGACGAGCACTTGCACAAACAGCATCTGGCTCTCGACGGCCAGACCCGCTGGCTGAACCTGCACAAAGCGGCCATTGATGAACCATTGGCACCGGGCAACAGTGGCCTCGTATTGCTCGTGGAGGACCTGACCGAGACCCAGATGCTCGAAGACAAACTGGTGCACTCCGAGCGTCTGGCCAGCATTGGCCGTCTCGCAGCCGGCGTGGCCCATGAAATCGGCAACCCGATCACCGGCATCGCCTGTCTTGCGCAAAACCTGCGCGAAGAACGTGAAGACGACGGTGAACTGACGGAAATCAGCGGCCAGATCCTCGAGCAGACCAAACGCGTGTCGCGCATCGTCCAGTCGCTGATGAGCTTCGCCCATGCCGGCAGCCATCAGCACAGCGACGAACCCGTCTGTCTGGCGGAAGTGGCCCAGGATGCCATCGGCCTGCTCGCGCTGAACCGGCGCAACTTCGAAGTCCAGTTCTATAACCTGTGCGACCCCGACCACTGGGTCGAAGGCGACCCGCAGCGGCTCGCCCAAGTCTTGATCAACTTGCTCTCCAACGCCCGTGACGCCTCGCCTGCCGGCAGTGCGGTCCGGGTCAAGAGCGAAGCCGGCGAACACACGGTCGATCTGATCGTGGAGGACGAAGGCAGCGGTATTCCGAAGAACATCATGGACCGATTGTTCGAACCCTTCTTCACCACCAAGGATCCTGGCGAAGGTACCGGTCTGGGCCTTGCACTGGTCTATTCCATCGTTGAAGAGCATTATGGACAAATCACCATCGACAGCCCGGCTGATGTTCAGAGCCAGCGCGGCACCCGTATCCGGGTGACATTGCCGCGTCATGTCGAAGCGACGTCCGCTGTGAACTGA
- the gluQRS gene encoding tRNA glutamyl-Q(34) synthetase GluQRS, with product MTANTSPAYIGRFAPTPSGHLHFGSLVAALASYLDARSVNGRWLVRMEDLDPPREEPGAQAAILKALESYGFEWDGEMTRQSERHEAYAQVLDSLFNHGLAYACTCSRKQLEPYHGIYPGLCRNAGHGQEDAAIRLRVPELEYHFIDRVQGEYRQHLGRDVGDFVIRRRDGLYAYQLAVVLDDAWQGITDIVRGADLLDSTPRQLYLQELLGLRQPRYLHLPLITQPDGNKLGKSYRSPPLEADQATPLLLRALRALGQNPGSELAHASPQELLNWGSAHWDASKIPRTLTLPEAQLL from the coding sequence ATGACTGCCAACACCTCCCCCGCCTACATCGGCCGCTTTGCTCCGACACCCAGTGGCCACCTGCACTTTGGCTCGCTTGTAGCGGCGCTGGCTTCCTATCTGGACGCCCGCTCGGTGAACGGTCGCTGGCTGGTGCGCATGGAAGATCTCGATCCGCCTCGGGAAGAGCCGGGGGCGCAGGCAGCGATTCTCAAGGCCCTGGAAAGCTACGGCTTCGAATGGGACGGCGAAATGACCCGTCAGAGCGAACGGCATGAAGCCTACGCGCAAGTGCTCGACAGCCTGTTCAATCACGGCCTGGCGTATGCCTGCACCTGCTCGCGCAAACAACTGGAGCCCTATCACGGCATTTATCCAGGACTGTGTCGCAATGCCGGCCATGGTCAGGAAGACGCCGCAATCCGCCTGCGCGTGCCCGAGCTGGAATATCACTTCATCGACCGGGTGCAGGGCGAATACCGCCAGCACCTGGGCCGCGACGTGGGTGATTTCGTGATCCGCCGCCGCGACGGCCTCTACGCCTATCAACTGGCGGTGGTGCTGGACGATGCCTGGCAGGGCATCACCGACATCGTGCGCGGCGCCGACCTGCTCGACTCAACCCCGCGCCAGCTCTATCTGCAGGAACTGCTGGGCCTGCGCCAGCCGCGCTATCTGCACCTGCCCCTGATTACCCAGCCGGACGGCAACAAGCTCGGCAAGTCCTACCGCTCACCGCCGCTGGAGGCCGATCAGGCCACCCCGCTGCTGCTGCGGGCGCTGCGCGCACTGGGGCAAAACCCGGGCTCCGAACTGGCCCACGCCTCACCGCAGGAGCTGCTGAATTGGGGCAGCGCCCACTGGGACGCCTCGAAAATCCCGCGCACACTGACCCTGCCTGAAGCGCAACTGCTGTGA
- a CDS encoding Rieske 2Fe-2S domain-containing protein, whose product MKFLCIGADLLEATSRGFEIDGQKLFAVRRAGKAYVYLNRCPHRGVGLEWQPDQFLDPSNSLIQCATHGALFLIEDGECVAGPCAGQSLTAIDCREDAQGLWVDV is encoded by the coding sequence ATGAAGTTTCTGTGCATCGGCGCCGATTTGCTCGAAGCCACCAGCCGCGGGTTCGAGATCGACGGCCAAAAACTGTTCGCCGTGCGCCGGGCCGGCAAGGCGTACGTCTATCTCAATCGCTGCCCGCACCGAGGCGTCGGGCTGGAATGGCAACCCGACCAGTTTCTCGACCCGAGCAACAGCCTGATCCAGTGCGCCACTCACGGCGCACTGTTTCTGATCGAGGACGGTGAATGTGTGGCGGGCCCTTGCGCCGGGCAATCGCTGACAGCCATCGATTGCCGTGAAGATGCCCAAGGGCTGTGGGTCGACGTTTAA
- the sfsA gene encoding DNA/RNA nuclease SfsA: protein MRFFPPLEEGRLIRRYKRFLADIETVGGELLTIHCPNTGSMLNCQVEGGQVWFSRSNDPKRKLPGTWEIGETPQGRLFCVNTGRANALVEEALQAGVISELNGFTALKREVAYGQEKSRIDFRLEYPTGPVYVEVKSVTLGFDGTAVAAFPDAVTERGAKHLRELAHLARDGIRAVQLYCVNLTGIEAVRPAVEIDAAYAAALREAVASGVEVLAYGVRLGHEEMLIDRRLDVLLDG from the coding sequence ATGCGTTTTTTTCCTCCTCTTGAAGAAGGCCGGTTGATCCGCCGTTACAAGCGCTTTCTCGCCGATATCGAAACCGTTGGCGGCGAACTGCTGACGATTCACTGCCCGAATACCGGCTCGATGCTTAATTGTCAGGTCGAAGGCGGGCAGGTCTGGTTCAGTCGCTCCAATGACCCCAAGCGCAAGCTGCCCGGCACCTGGGAAATCGGCGAAACCCCGCAGGGGCGGTTGTTCTGCGTGAACACCGGGCGCGCCAATGCGCTGGTCGAAGAAGCCTTGCAAGCCGGTGTCATCAGCGAGTTGAACGGTTTTACCGCGCTGAAGCGCGAAGTGGCGTACGGACAGGAAAAAAGCCGCATCGACTTTCGCCTCGAATACCCGACAGGGCCGGTGTATGTGGAGGTGAAAAGCGTCACGCTGGGTTTCGACGGTACAGCGGTGGCGGCCTTTCCCGATGCGGTGACCGAGCGGGGCGCCAAGCATTTGCGTGAGCTGGCGCATCTTGCGCGAGACGGGATTCGAGCAGTGCAGCTGTACTGCGTGAATCTGACGGGTATCGAAGCGGTACGTCCGGCCGTGGAAATCGACGCTGCCTACGCCGCTGCCTTGCGTGAGGCGGTGGCGTCCGGTGTCGAGGTGCTGGCTTATGGCGTGCGGTTGGGCCATGAGGAAATGTTGATCGATCGTCGACTGGACGTATTGCTTGACGGTTAA
- a CDS encoding pyridoxal phosphate-dependent aminotransferase, producing MAQPYSARSRAIEPFHVMALLARANELQAAGHDVIHLEIGEPDFTTAEPIIRAGQAALTAGKTRYTAARGIPELREAISGFYQTRYGLNIDPRRILITPGGSGALLLASALLVDPGKHWLLADPGYPCNRHFLRLVEGAAQLVPVGPDVRYQLTPDLVERHWDHDSVGALVASPANPTGTILTRDELAGLSTAIKARHGHLVVDEIYHGLTYGTDAASVLEVDDSAFVLNSFSKYFGMTGWRLGWLVAPDAAVSELEKLAQNLYISAPSMAQHAALACFEPDTIAILEERRAEFGRRRDFLLPALRELGFNIAVEPEGAFYLYADISQFGGDAFAFCRHFLETEHVAFTPGLDFGRYQASHHVRFAYTQNLPRLQEAVERIARGLKSWQG from the coding sequence ATGGCTCAGCCCTACAGTGCGCGCAGTCGTGCGATCGAACCGTTCCATGTGATGGCGTTGCTGGCGCGGGCCAATGAATTGCAGGCCGCCGGCCATGACGTGATCCACCTGGAAATCGGCGAGCCGGACTTCACGACCGCCGAACCGATCATCCGCGCCGGCCAGGCTGCCCTGACGGCGGGGAAAACCCGTTACACCGCCGCCCGGGGCATTCCTGAGCTGCGCGAGGCGATTTCCGGCTTTTATCAGACCCGTTATGGTCTGAATATCGATCCGCGGCGGATTCTGATCACCCCGGGCGGCTCCGGGGCGCTGTTGCTGGCCAGTGCGTTGCTGGTGGACCCGGGCAAACACTGGCTGCTGGCCGACCCCGGTTATCCGTGCAACCGGCACTTTCTGCGACTGGTGGAGGGCGCGGCGCAGCTCGTTCCTGTCGGGCCGGATGTGCGCTATCAACTGACGCCTGATCTAGTGGAGCGCCACTGGGATCACGACAGTGTCGGTGCACTGGTCGCTTCACCGGCCAACCCGACCGGCACGATTCTGACCCGCGATGAGCTGGCGGGGTTATCCACAGCCATCAAGGCGCGGCACGGGCATCTGGTGGTGGACGAGATCTACCACGGCCTGACATACGGCACCGATGCCGCCAGCGTGCTGGAAGTCGACGACAGCGCGTTTGTCCTCAACAGTTTTTCAAAATATTTCGGCATGACCGGTTGGCGTCTCGGCTGGCTGGTGGCACCGGATGCTGCGGTCAGCGAGCTGGAAAAGCTTGCGCAGAACCTCTACATCAGCGCCCCGAGCATGGCCCAGCATGCGGCGCTGGCCTGTTTCGAGCCGGACACCATTGCGATTCTCGAGGAGCGCCGCGCCGAATTCGGCCGTCGCCGCGATTTCCTGCTGCCAGCGCTGCGGGAGCTGGGTTTCAATATCGCGGTGGAGCCGGAGGGCGCGTTCTACTTGTATGCCGATATCAGCCAGTTCGGCGGTGATGCCTTCGCGTTCTGCCGTCACTTCCTCGAAACCGAGCACGTAGCGTTTACCCCGGGGCTGGATTTCGGTCGTTATCAGGCCAGTCACCATGTGCGCTTTGCCTACACGCAAAACCTCCCTCGCCTACAGGAAGCAGTGGAACGCATTGCTCGCGGCTTGAAGAGCTGGCAAGGCTGA
- the dksA gene encoding RNA polymerase-binding protein DksA: protein MPTQAKQQQQQAISGFEPYVPAEGEEYMGKPMRAHFTKILTKWKLDLMQEVDRTVDHMKDEAANFPDPADRASQEEEFALELRARDRERKLIKKIDKTLQLIEDEEYGWCDSCGIEIGVKRLEARPTADMCVDCKNLAEIKEKQVGK, encoded by the coding sequence ATGCCCACCCAAGCAAAGCAACAGCAGCAACAGGCGATCAGCGGTTTCGAACCTTACGTTCCGGCCGAAGGCGAAGAGTACATGGGCAAGCCCATGCGCGCGCACTTCACCAAAATCCTGACCAAGTGGAAACTGGACTTGATGCAGGAAGTCGACCGCACTGTTGATCACATGAAAGACGAAGCAGCCAACTTCCCTGATCCGGCCGACCGTGCCAGCCAGGAAGAAGAATTCGCCCTTGAGCTGCGTGCCCGCGACCGCGAGCGCAAACTGATCAAGAAGATCGACAAGACGCTGCAGTTGATCGAAGACGAAGAGTACGGCTGGTGTGACTCCTGCGGCATCGAGATCGGCGTCAAGCGCCTTGAAGCCCGTCCGACCGCCGACATGTGCGTCGACTGCAAGAACCTTGCGGAAATCAAGGAAAAGCAGGTCGGCAAGTAA